The following proteins come from a genomic window of Diorhabda sublineata isolate icDioSubl1.1 chromosome 7, icDioSubl1.1, whole genome shotgun sequence:
- the LOC130446912 gene encoding transmembrane protein 98-like isoform X1 codes for MKPDYAEMIAAIAFGVLSAIFVSAFVILIVICKRQKLFYKSMFFEDIINRPEKHLIDAEPSELELGEVSANFEDIITDEQWIDDATGLIPHCLAILKTCRYLTERLTALAMSSTPLSGNFKQIVECAKRISSRVDDMVRSMYPPLDPRLLEARAAALTLAVTHLALLAKYECGSKERGLVWIDQSLQDMDSHLLFLREASVQQETINKISNALNLSTPL; via the exons atgaaaccaGACTATGCAGAAATGATTGCAGCCATTGCTTTTGGCGTATTATCAGCAATTTTCGTCAGcgcttttgttattttaatagtAATATGTAAGAGGcagaaattgttttataaatcaATGTTTTTCGAGGATATTATCAACAG ACCAGAAAAACATTTGATCGATGCAGAGCCGTCCGAATTGGAATTGGGCGAGGTTAGTGCAAATTTCGAAGACATTATAACTGACGAACAATGGATAGATGATGCAACCGGACTGATACCTCATTGCCTcgcaattttaaaaacatgcCGATACCTCACTGAAAGGCTCACTGCTTTAGCTATGAGTTCAACACCTCTCTCTGggaatttcaaacaaattgtAGAG TGTGCAAAGCGAATATCAAGTAGAGTCGACGATATGGTGAGAAGCATGTACCCGCCGTTAGATCCTCGTCTATTGGAAGCCCGCGCAGCTGCTTTAACTTTGGCTGTCACCCATTTAGCTCTTTTGGCCAAATATGAGTGCGGTTCAAAAGAACGCGGCTTAGTATGGATAGATCAGTCTCTACAAGACATGGATTCTCATTTATTG TTTCTGAGAGAAGCTTCTGTTCAACAAGAAACGATAAATAAAATCTCGAATGCTTTAAATCTTAGTACTCCTTTGtaa
- the LOC130446912 gene encoding transmembrane protein 98-like isoform X2, translated as MKPDYAEMIAAIAFGVLSAIFVSAFVILIVICKRQKLFYKSMFFEDIINRPEKHLIDAEPSELELGEVSANFEDIITDEQWIDDATGLIPHCLAILKTCRYLTERLTALAMSSTPLSGNFKQIVECAKRISSRVDDMVRSMYPPLDPRLLEARAAALTLAVTHLALLAKYECGSKERGLVWIDQSLQDMDSHLLIFCSSF; from the exons atgaaaccaGACTATGCAGAAATGATTGCAGCCATTGCTTTTGGCGTATTATCAGCAATTTTCGTCAGcgcttttgttattttaatagtAATATGTAAGAGGcagaaattgttttataaatcaATGTTTTTCGAGGATATTATCAACAG ACCAGAAAAACATTTGATCGATGCAGAGCCGTCCGAATTGGAATTGGGCGAGGTTAGTGCAAATTTCGAAGACATTATAACTGACGAACAATGGATAGATGATGCAACCGGACTGATACCTCATTGCCTcgcaattttaaaaacatgcCGATACCTCACTGAAAGGCTCACTGCTTTAGCTATGAGTTCAACACCTCTCTCTGggaatttcaaacaaattgtAGAG TGTGCAAAGCGAATATCAAGTAGAGTCGACGATATGGTGAGAAGCATGTACCCGCCGTTAGATCCTCGTCTATTGGAAGCCCGCGCAGCTGCTTTAACTTTGGCTGTCACCCATTTAGCTCTTTTGGCCAAATATGAGTGCGGTTCAAAAGAACGCGGCTTAGTATGGATAGATCAGTCTCTACAAGACATGGATTCTCATTTATTG attttttgttctaGTTTCTGA
- the LOC130446913 gene encoding uncharacterized protein C18orf19 homolog A yields MAIVLIRGLRKTVFSTRIWSKKHFSSLTYHPCNVALDHRVEHTLNKYKLTYVFPKQINGICKYSDDKKSDKPSKMSLFQKFKQMYKEYWYVLVPVHLITSTVWFGGFYYMAKSGIDIVHILETWHVSEKVLNPLRDSSMGYLAVAYACYKIATPARYTVTLGGTTISINYLKKWGYIKPVPSAERMKEIYQEKKETITKSVREGIKEKKETFMDSLHETKEGIKEKKDHLFKSVKQSTENKKNDSQTKG; encoded by the exons ATGGCAATTGTCCTAATTAGGGGACTTAGAAAGACAGTTTTTAGTACTAGGATATGGAGTAAAAAGCATTTTTCGTCTTTAACATACCACCCGTGCAATGTTGCATTAGATCATCGCGTTGAACACACTTTAAACAAATACAAACTAACATatgtttttccaaaacaaataaatgggATCTGCAAATATTCAGACGacaaaaaaagtgataaacCATCGAAGAtgagtttatttcaaaaattcaaacaaatgtaTAAAGAATATTGGTACGTGTTAGTACCTGTCCACCTAATTACATCCACTGTTTGGTTTGGCGGCTTTTATTACATGGCAAAAAG tgGAATTGACATTGTACATATTTTGGAAACGTGGCATGTAAGTGAAAAAGTGCTAAATCCCTTGAGGGATTCCAGTATGGGGTATCTGGCAGTTGCGTATGCGTGTTATAAAATTGCCACGCCCGCAAGGTACACGGTAACATTAGGGGGAACTACGATTTccattaattatttaaaaaagtgggGTTACATCAAACCCGTTCCAAGTGCTGAACGAATGAAAGAAATTTACCAAGAGAAAAAGGAAACAATTACAAAGAGTGTGAGGGAAGgaataaaagagaaaaaggaGACATTCATGGATAGTTTACATGAAACTAAAGAAGGCATAAAGGAAAAAAAGgatcatttatttaaaagtgtCAAACAGTCTactgaaaataagaaaaatgattcaCAAACTAAAggataa